In Pseudomonas alcaliphila JAB1, a single window of DNA contains:
- a CDS encoding protein-L-isoaspartate(D-aspartate) O-methyltransferase, which produces MTSQRTRERLIQRLYEEGLSNARVLEVIRRTPRHLFVDEALAHRAYEDTALPIGHNQTISQPYMVGRMTELLLAAGPLDKVLEIGTGSGYQTAVLAQLVERVFSVERIQVLQDRAKERLAELKLRNVVFRWGDGWEGWNALGPYNGIIVTAAAAQVPQALLDQLAPGGRLVIPVGSGDVQQLLLIVREEGGFSRHVLDAVRFVPLLNGPLA; this is translated from the coding sequence ATGACCTCGCAGCGCACCCGCGAACGATTGATCCAGCGTCTCTATGAGGAAGGGCTGTCCAACGCGCGGGTACTGGAAGTGATCCGCCGTACGCCGCGCCATCTGTTCGTCGACGAAGCCCTGGCGCACCGCGCCTATGAAGACACCGCGCTGCCCATCGGCCATAACCAGACCATTTCCCAGCCTTATATGGTTGGGCGCATGACCGAGCTGCTGTTGGCCGCAGGCCCGCTGGACAAGGTGCTGGAAATCGGTACCGGTTCTGGTTACCAGACCGCCGTGCTGGCGCAATTGGTCGAGCGAGTGTTTTCGGTCGAGCGTATTCAGGTGCTGCAGGATCGCGCCAAGGAGCGTTTGGCCGAACTCAAGCTGCGCAACGTGGTCTTTCGCTGGGGTGATGGCTGGGAAGGTTGGAACGCGCTCGGTCCGTACAACGGCATCATCGTCACCGCCGCCGCAGCGCAAGTGCCGCAGGCCTTGCTCGATCAACTGGCTCCAGGCGGACGTCTGGTCATTCCGGTTGGTAGCGGTGATGTGCAGCAACTGCTGCTGATCGTGCGTGAAGAGGGTGGTTTTTCCCGTCACGTGCTCGATGCGGTGCGCTTCGTGCCGCTACTCAACGGGCCGCTGGCTTGA
- the ispD gene encoding 2-C-methyl-D-erythritol 4-phosphate cytidylyltransferase, with protein MTTKFWLVIPAAGVGARMAADRPKQYLHIAGRCILEHTLHCFLDHPGLLGAVVCVAVDDPFWPQLSLARDLRIRRAPGGRERSDSVLAGLDSLLAGGADSDDWVLVHDAARPNLTPADLDRLLESLADDPVGGLLAVPVRDTLKRVGSDGRVAETVDRSVIWQAYTPQMFRLGALREALAQALEEGVAVTDEASAMEWAGQSPRLIEGRADNLKVTRPEDLHYLQSIWPQDR; from the coding sequence ATGACCACGAAGTTCTGGCTGGTGATCCCGGCCGCCGGCGTCGGCGCGCGGATGGCCGCCGACCGCCCCAAGCAGTACCTGCATATCGCCGGCCGCTGCATTCTCGAACATACCCTGCATTGTTTTCTCGATCATCCCGGCCTGTTGGGCGCGGTGGTATGCGTTGCCGTGGATGACCCGTTCTGGCCGCAGCTGTCACTGGCGCGTGATCTGCGCATCCGCCGTGCGCCTGGCGGGCGTGAGCGCTCCGACTCGGTGCTGGCCGGGCTGGACTCGTTACTGGCCGGCGGTGCCGATAGCGATGACTGGGTGCTGGTGCACGATGCTGCGCGTCCCAACCTCACCCCTGCGGACCTGGATCGCCTGCTGGAGAGTCTGGCCGATGATCCGGTCGGCGGCCTGCTGGCAGTGCCGGTGCGCGATACGCTCAAGCGTGTCGGCAGCGATGGCCGAGTGGCCGAGACCGTGGATCGCAGCGTGATCTGGCAGGCCTACACACCGCAGATGTTCCGCCTGGGGGCGTTACGCGAGGCACTGGCGCAAGCGCTGGAAGAAGGTGTGGCAGTGACCGATGAAGCCTCGGCCATGGAGTGGGCAGGGCAGTCGCCCCGGCTCATCGAAGGCCGGGCGGACAACCTCAAGGTCACCCGCCCGGAAGATTTGCATTATCTACAGTCCATATGGCCGCAAGACCGTTGA
- a CDS encoding DUF368 domain-containing protein, with protein sequence MKKYFLLYAKGLAMGAADVVPGVSGGTIAFISGIYDELLRSIASIPEAFLLLLRGRIKDAWQMANATFLLVLLCGILTSILTLARLITYLLEYHPIPVWSFFFGLILVSTYMVGREIIRWNWSRAVSFLLGLAFAYWITVAAPMQWGSDLPTLFLAGAIAICAMILPGISGSFILLLLGLYSVVLGAVKDLDLLVMAVFASGCLVGILSFARLLSWLLSRWRDLSLAFLVGLMLGSLNKVWPWKETLSWRIDSKGEQVPLLQSNLLPGHFAEISGQDPQLLLAVVLAIGGIALVLGLEWLAGRQVLDTGRTE encoded by the coding sequence ATGAAGAAATATTTTCTGCTCTATGCCAAGGGCTTGGCGATGGGCGCTGCAGATGTCGTGCCCGGCGTTTCCGGCGGCACCATCGCTTTTATCAGTGGTATCTATGACGAGCTGCTGCGCTCCATCGCCAGCATTCCCGAAGCGTTCCTGCTGCTGCTGCGGGGCCGCATCAAGGATGCCTGGCAAATGGCCAACGCGACATTCCTGCTGGTGCTGCTGTGCGGCATCCTGACCAGCATTCTCACACTCGCGCGGCTGATCACCTATCTGCTTGAGTACCATCCGATTCCGGTATGGTCGTTCTTCTTCGGCCTGATTCTGGTGTCTACCTATATGGTCGGGCGAGAGATCATTCGCTGGAACTGGAGCCGGGCGGTGAGTTTTCTGCTTGGCCTGGCTTTCGCCTACTGGATCACCGTTGCCGCCCCGATGCAGTGGGGCAGTGACCTGCCAACCCTGTTCCTGGCCGGTGCCATCGCCATCTGCGCGATGATTCTGCCGGGTATCTCGGGCAGCTTCATCCTGCTTCTACTCGGGCTTTACTCGGTGGTGCTGGGGGCGGTGAAGGATCTCGATCTGCTGGTTATGGCGGTGTTCGCCAGCGGCTGTCTGGTTGGTATTCTCAGTTTCGCGCGTCTGCTCAGTTGGCTGCTGTCACGTTGGCGTGACCTCAGTCTGGCGTTTCTGGTCGGCCTGATGCTGGGTTCGCTTAACAAGGTCTGGCCCTGGAAGGAGACCCTGAGCTGGCGTATCGACAGTAAAGGTGAGCAGGTGCCGCTGCTGCAGAGCAATCTGCTACCGGGGCATTTTGCAGAAATCAGTGGCCAGGACCCACAGCTCTTGCTTGCCGTGGTATTGGCAATCGGCGGTATCGCCTTGGTGCTGGGCCTGGAGTGGCTGGCTGGTCGTCAGGTGCTCGATACTGGTCGCACCGAATAA
- a CDS encoding HPF/RaiA family ribosome-associated protein: MQVLVNSGKHVTSSMDFKDDIRSRIRDKLQRYEDHLTRIEIHLSDENALKSGPQDKRCKVEARMKGRDPLTVSHDASELQQAIDGAMNKLTNALDRNLGKDAKRWTH, from the coding sequence ATGCAGGTTCTGGTCAACAGTGGTAAGCACGTCACCTCCTCGATGGACTTCAAGGACGACATTCGCAGTCGCATCCGGGACAAGCTCCAGCGCTACGAGGACCACCTAACCCGGATCGAAATTCATCTCTCCGACGAGAACGCGCTCAAGAGTGGCCCACAGGACAAGCGCTGCAAGGTCGAGGCGCGGATGAAGGGACGCGATCCGCTGACGGTCTCCCACGATGCCAGCGAACTGCAGCAGGCGATCGACGGCGCCATGAACAAGCTGACTAACGCGCTGGATCGCAACCTGGGCAAAGATGCCAAGCGCTGGACACACTGA
- a CDS encoding S-(hydroxymethyl)glutathione dehydrogenase/class III alcohol dehydrogenase, translated as MIKSRAAVAFAPNEPLKIVEVDVAPPKAGEVLVRIVATGVCHTDAYTLSGQDSEGVFPCILGHEGGGIVEAVGEGVTSLAVGDHVIPLYTAECGECKFCKSNKTNLCSSVRATQGRGVMPDGTSRFSYNGEPIYHYMGCSTFSEYTVLPEVSLAKIPKEAPLDKVCLLGCGVTTGIGAVLNTAKVTEGSTVAIFGLGGIGLAAIIGAKMAKASRIIGIDINPAKEAVARELGITDFVNPKDYSKPIQEVIVEMTDGGVDYSFECIGNVQLMRAALECCHKGWGESTIVGVAPAGAEISTRPFQLVTGRVWRGSAFGGVKGRSELPSYVEKSQKGEIPLDTFITHNMGLDQINEAFELMHEGKSIRTVIHF; from the coding sequence ATGATCAAGTCTCGTGCTGCCGTCGCCTTCGCCCCGAATGAACCCCTGAAAATCGTCGAAGTCGATGTGGCGCCGCCCAAGGCCGGCGAGGTGCTGGTGCGCATCGTCGCGACCGGCGTCTGCCACACCGACGCCTACACCCTGTCCGGCCAGGACAGCGAGGGCGTGTTCCCCTGCATTCTCGGTCACGAAGGTGGTGGCATCGTCGAGGCGGTGGGCGAGGGCGTCACTTCGCTGGCGGTCGGCGACCACGTGATCCCGCTGTACACCGCCGAGTGCGGCGAGTGCAAATTCTGCAAATCCAACAAGACCAACCTGTGCAGCTCGGTGCGCGCCACCCAGGGCAGGGGTGTGATGCCTGACGGTACCAGCCGCTTCTCCTACAACGGCGAGCCGATCTATCACTACATGGGCTGCTCGACCTTCTCCGAGTACACCGTGCTGCCGGAAGTCTCCCTGGCCAAGATCCCCAAGGAGGCGCCGCTGGACAAGGTGTGCCTGCTCGGCTGCGGCGTGACCACCGGTATCGGTGCCGTGCTCAACACCGCCAAGGTTACCGAGGGCTCCACTGTTGCCATCTTCGGCCTGGGCGGTATCGGTCTGGCGGCGATCATCGGCGCCAAGATGGCCAAAGCTTCGCGCATCATCGGAATCGATATCAATCCGGCCAAGGAAGCCGTGGCACGTGAGCTGGGCATCACCGACTTCGTCAATCCGAAGGATTACAGCAAGCCGATTCAGGAAGTCATCGTCGAGATGACCGACGGTGGCGTCGACTACAGCTTCGAGTGCATCGGCAACGTGCAACTGATGCGCGCCGCGCTGGAGTGCTGCCACAAGGGCTGGGGCGAGTCGACCATCGTCGGCGTCGCGCCGGCCGGTGCCGAGATCAGCACCCGCCCATTCCAGCTGGTGACCGGTCGCGTCTGGCGCGGCAGTGCCTTCGGTGGCGTCAAGGGTCGCAGCGAGCTGCCGAGCTATGTCGAGAAGTCGCAGAAAGGCGAAATCCCGCTGGATACCTTCATCACGCACAACATGGGGCTGGATCAGATCAACGAAGCATTCGAGCTGATGCACGAGGGCAAGAGCATTCGGACCGTCATCCATTTCTGA
- the fghA gene encoding S-formylglutathione hydrolase: MTLEIVSSNKSFGGWHKRYRHRSSSLNCDMVFAVYLPPQAEQGAKLPVLYWLSGLTCTDENFMQKAGAQRMAAELGLIIIAPDTSPRGEGVADDANGAYDFGLGAGFYVNATQEPFASHYRMYDYVVQELPALIEANFPVSDKRGIAGHSMGGHGALICALKNPGRYQSVSAFSPISNPMNCPWGEKAFSLYLGEERSRWREWDASVLIAEASEKLPILVDQGDRDDFLEGQLKPQALQAAAKAAAHPLTLRMQPGYDHSYYFIASFIDDHLRHHAAALR, translated from the coding sequence ATGACCCTCGAAATCGTTTCAAGCAACAAGAGCTTCGGCGGCTGGCACAAGCGCTACCGCCATCGCTCCAGCAGCCTCAACTGCGACATGGTGTTCGCCGTCTATCTGCCGCCGCAGGCCGAGCAGGGCGCCAAGCTGCCGGTGCTGTACTGGCTGAGCGGGTTGACCTGCACCGACGAGAACTTCATGCAGAAGGCTGGCGCTCAGCGGATGGCAGCCGAACTGGGGTTGATCATCATCGCGCCGGACACCAGCCCGCGTGGCGAGGGGGTGGCCGATGACGCCAATGGCGCCTATGACTTCGGTCTTGGTGCAGGCTTCTATGTCAATGCCACCCAGGAGCCCTTCGCGTCGCACTACCGCATGTACGACTACGTGGTGCAGGAGTTGCCGGCGCTGATCGAGGCCAACTTCCCAGTCTCGGACAAGCGTGGCATCGCCGGCCATTCCATGGGCGGTCACGGTGCGCTGATCTGTGCGTTGAAGAATCCGGGGCGTTACCAGTCGGTATCGGCGTTCTCACCGATCAGCAATCCGATGAACTGTCCGTGGGGCGAGAAGGCCTTTTCCCTTTATCTGGGTGAGGAGCGTTCGCGCTGGCGTGAGTGGGATGCCAGCGTGCTGATCGCCGAAGCCAGCGAGAAGTTGCCGATCCTGGTCGATCAGGGCGATCGTGACGATTTTCTCGAAGGCCAGCTCAAGCCGCAGGCGTTGCAGGCTGCGGCCAAGGCGGCCGCTCATCCGCTGACGCTGCGCATGCAGCCGGGCTATGACCACAGCTACTACTTCATCGCCAGCTTCATCGACGATCACCTGCGTCATCACGCTGCCGCTTTGCGGTAG
- a CDS encoding peptidoglycan DD-metalloendopeptidase family protein — protein MLAASALAGCVSSPPGGVQVVDRGQNQGRAPVVQRQPVRDGHYVVQRGDTLYSIAFRFGWDWKALAAHNGLRDPYLIRVGQTIRFDNRPVGSSQPVVSTPPAATSPVVTQPVPSRPPVAVTAPPATQPARPPVANTPATTPVTPVSRSASGWSWPTVGTVISRFSSNGSLNKGIDIAGQLGQPVLAASDGSVVYAGSGLRGYGELIIIKHSDTYVSAYGHNRRLLVREGQQVKAGQSIAEMGSTGADRVKLHFEIRRQGKPVDPLQYLPRR, from the coding sequence ATGCTTGCCGCCTCCGCGTTGGCCGGTTGCGTCAGTTCGCCACCGGGTGGCGTACAGGTGGTCGACCGTGGCCAGAACCAGGGGCGTGCCCCGGTGGTTCAGCGTCAGCCCGTACGTGATGGCCACTATGTGGTGCAGCGTGGCGATACCCTCTATTCGATCGCCTTTCGTTTCGGCTGGGATTGGAAGGCACTCGCTGCTCATAACGGTTTGCGCGATCCCTATCTGATCCGCGTGGGTCAGACGATCCGTTTCGACAACCGCCCGGTGGGCAGCAGTCAGCCGGTCGTTTCGACACCGCCTGCGGCCACCTCGCCCGTTGTCACTCAGCCAGTGCCCAGTCGTCCGCCGGTTGCCGTGACTGCGCCGCCTGCAACTCAGCCCGCCCGCCCGCCGGTAGCCAACACGCCAGCGACTACGCCAGTAACGCCAGTGAGTCGCTCTGCCAGTGGTTGGTCCTGGCCAACCGTGGGCACAGTGATCAGTCGGTTTTCCTCAAACGGTAGTTTGAATAAAGGCATTGATATCGCAGGGCAATTAGGCCAGCCTGTTTTAGCTGCGTCTGATGGATCAGTGGTGTACGCCGGGAGTGGTTTGCGGGGCTACGGCGAGTTGATCATCATCAAACACAGCGATACCTACGTAAGTGCTTACGGTCATAACCGCAGGTTGTTGGTACGGGAGGGGCAGCAGGTCAAAGCCGGGCAAAGTATTGCCGAAATGGGGTCCACAGGGGCCGACCGGGTGAAGCTGCACTTCGAGATTCGCCGCCAAGGTAAACCTGTCGATCCGCTGCAATATCTGCCACGTCGTTGA
- a CDS encoding septum formation initiator family protein, whose translation MRSPYWLFIVLILLLVGLQYRLWIGDGSLAAASRLQQQIAEQEGENERLLERNRILEAEVMELKRGMETVEERARHELGMLKEGETLYLLTE comes from the coding sequence ATGCGTAGTCCGTATTGGCTGTTTATCGTGCTGATCCTGTTGCTGGTCGGTCTGCAGTATCGACTGTGGATTGGCGACGGCAGCCTGGCTGCCGCCAGCCGTCTGCAACAGCAGATCGCCGAACAGGAGGGCGAGAACGAGCGGTTGCTGGAGCGCAATCGTATCCTCGAGGCCGAGGTGATGGAACTCAAGCGCGGCATGGAAACCGTGGAAGAGCGCGCGCGTCACGAGTTGGGCATGCTCAAAGAGGGTGAAACCCTCTATCTGCTGACCGAATGA
- a CDS encoding LysR substrate-binding domain-containing protein codes for MNRWEGLDEFVAVAECGQFSAAAERLGLSTSQVSRQVARLEERLQSRLLYRSTRRVALTEAGQLFLQHCQRLQDAREEALRAVGDLGAEPKGLLRMTCAVAYGERFIVPLVNDFMARHPQLRVEIELSNRQLDMLHEGLDLAIRLGRLQDSRLMAARLAPREMYLCAAPEYLQRYGRPHSLSELARHNCLVGSSDHWSFAQKGRETQVRIQGNWRCNSGQAVLDAALRGFGLCQLPDYYVLEHLRSGRLISLLEQHRPPNTAVWALYPQQRHLSPKVRQLIDSLRQGLGQRAEYLDPT; via the coding sequence ATGAATCGCTGGGAAGGACTCGACGAATTCGTTGCCGTCGCCGAATGCGGGCAATTCAGTGCCGCCGCCGAGCGCCTGGGATTGTCCACCTCGCAGGTCAGCCGCCAGGTCGCACGCCTGGAAGAGCGCCTGCAGAGCCGCCTGCTCTACCGCAGCACCAGACGGGTCGCGCTGACCGAGGCCGGCCAGTTGTTTCTACAACACTGCCAGCGCCTGCAGGATGCCCGCGAAGAAGCGCTGCGAGCAGTCGGTGATCTCGGCGCTGAACCCAAGGGGCTGTTGCGCATGACCTGTGCGGTGGCTTACGGCGAGCGCTTCATCGTACCGCTGGTCAATGACTTCATGGCGCGGCATCCGCAGCTGCGTGTGGAGATCGAACTGTCCAACCGCCAGCTCGACATGCTGCACGAAGGCCTGGACCTGGCCATCCGCCTGGGGCGCCTGCAGGACTCGCGTCTGATGGCCGCACGCCTGGCACCTCGCGAAATGTACCTGTGCGCAGCCCCCGAGTATCTGCAGCGCTACGGGCGTCCGCACTCGTTATCCGAGCTAGCCCGACACAACTGCCTGGTGGGTAGCAGCGACCACTGGAGCTTTGCCCAGAAAGGCCGTGAAACCCAGGTGCGCATACAGGGTAACTGGCGTTGCAATAGCGGCCAGGCCGTGCTCGACGCAGCGCTGCGCGGTTTTGGGCTGTGTCAGTTGCCGGACTATTACGTATTGGAACACCTGCGCAGCGGAAGGCTGATCTCTCTGCTGGAGCAGCATCGCCCACCCAATACCGCAGTTTGGGCGCTTTACCCGCAGCAACGTCACCTTTCGCCCAAGGTACGCCAGTTGATCGACTCGCTGCGCCAGGGACTTGGCCAACGCGCCGAATACCTCGATCCCACCTGA
- the surE gene encoding 5'/3'-nucleotidase SurE: MRILISNDDGVNAPGIAALHQALADYADCVVIAPAEDRSGASSALTLDRPLHPMALANGYISLNGTPTDCVHLGLNGLLEQTPDMVVSGINLGANLGDDVLYSGTVAAALEGRFLSKPAFAFSLLSRLPDNLPTAAYFARKLVEAHERLALPPRTVLNVNVPNLPLEHIRGVQLTRLGHRARAAAPVKVVNPRGKEGYWIAAAGDVEDGSQGTDFHAVMQGYVSITPLRLDRTFNEALETMDGWLEGIF; encoded by the coding sequence ATGCGAATTCTGATTTCCAACGACGACGGGGTGAACGCGCCCGGTATCGCTGCGTTGCACCAAGCGCTGGCCGACTATGCCGATTGCGTGGTGATCGCCCCTGCCGAAGACAGGAGCGGTGCCAGCAGTGCGCTGACGCTCGATCGTCCGCTGCATCCCATGGCCCTGGCCAATGGCTACATCAGCCTCAATGGTACGCCGACCGATTGCGTGCACCTGGGGCTCAATGGTCTGCTCGAGCAGACGCCGGATATGGTCGTCTCCGGCATCAACCTGGGCGCCAACCTGGGCGATGACGTGCTCTATTCCGGTACCGTCGCCGCAGCGCTGGAAGGACGTTTCCTGAGCAAGCCGGCGTTCGCCTTTTCGCTACTTTCGCGTCTGCCCGACAATCTGCCGACTGCGGCCTACTTCGCCCGCAAACTGGTGGAGGCGCATGAGCGCCTTGCACTGCCGCCGCGTACCGTACTCAACGTCAACGTGCCGAACCTGCCGCTGGAACATATCCGTGGTGTGCAGCTGACCCGACTCGGTCATCGCGCGCGTGCGGCGGCGCCGGTCAAGGTGGTCAACCCGCGTGGCAAGGAAGGTTACTGGATTGCCGCCGCCGGTGATGTCGAGGATGGCAGTCAGGGCACCGATTTTCATGCCGTGATGCAAGGTTATGTATCGATCACGCCGCTACGGCTCGATCGCACGTTCAATGAGGCCCTTGAAACTATGGATGGCTGGCTGGAGGGCATCTTCTGA
- the truD gene encoding tRNA pseudouridine(13) synthase TruD, producing MNELQLLGPRAHGEACGRAVLKATAEDFQVDEVLDIPLTGQGEHLWLWVEKRGLNTEEAARRIARAAGLPLKAVSYAGLKDRQALTRQWFSLHLPGKADPDLAAAQGDDLVILRSQRHNRKLQRGAHAANGFTLRLTALEADRDALEQRLQRIAAQGVPNYFGLQRFGFDGGNVEQARDFAARLELPVQRNLRSRLLSSARSYLFNQVLAKRVAAGTWNQAQIGDLLAFTASRSFFMAGEAECIDPRLAILDLHPTGPLWGDGPLPTAGETRQLEQEVADEAAQLVQWLIKADMAHERRILRLPIGGLSWHYPGPDILQLAFVLPAGCFATVVVRELLDLVPAGQTDTPCEF from the coding sequence ATGAACGAGTTGCAACTGCTCGGGCCGCGCGCCCACGGCGAGGCCTGTGGGCGCGCGGTGCTCAAGGCCACGGCCGAGGACTTCCAGGTCGATGAGGTGCTCGACATCCCGCTCACTGGCCAGGGTGAGCACCTCTGGCTATGGGTGGAAAAGCGTGGCTTGAATACCGAGGAGGCCGCTCGGCGTATCGCCCGCGCTGCCGGCCTGCCGCTCAAGGCGGTCAGTTACGCGGGACTCAAGGATCGTCAGGCACTGACCCGCCAGTGGTTCAGCCTGCACCTGCCGGGCAAGGCCGATCCCGATCTGGCGGCCGCGCAGGGTGATGATCTGGTCATCCTGCGCAGCCAGCGGCACAACCGCAAATTGCAGCGTGGCGCCCATGCCGCCAATGGTTTCACCTTGCGCCTGACAGCCCTCGAAGCGGATCGCGATGCGCTGGAGCAGCGTCTGCAGCGTATCGCCGCGCAAGGCGTGCCCAATTACTTCGGCTTGCAGCGTTTTGGCTTCGATGGCGGCAATGTCGAGCAGGCCCGCGATTTTGCCGCGCGCCTGGAGCTGCCGGTGCAGCGCAACCTGCGTTCGCGTCTACTTTCCTCGGCGCGCAGCTACCTGTTCAATCAAGTGTTGGCCAAGCGCGTGGCTGCTGGCACCTGGAACCAGGCGCAGATCGGTGACTTGCTGGCCTTCACTGCCAGCCGCAGTTTCTTCATGGCCGGTGAGGCCGAGTGCATTGACCCGCGCCTGGCCATTCTTGACCTGCATCCGACCGGGCCGCTGTGGGGCGACGGGCCTTTGCCGACCGCTGGTGAGACCCGACAGCTGGAGCAGGAAGTAGCCGATGAGGCTGCGCAACTGGTGCAATGGCTGATCAAGGCGGACATGGCGCACGAACGGCGAATTCTGCGCCTCCCCATCGGCGGCCTGTCATGGCATTATCCCGGACCCGATATTCTGCAACTTGCATTCGTCCTGCCGGCCGGGTGTTTCGCCACCGTGGTGGTGCGCGAATTGCTCGATCTGGTGCCAGCAGGGCAGACGGATACTCCATGCGAATTCTGA
- the rpoS gene encoding RNA polymerase sigma factor RpoS yields MALIKKEAPEFDVDDELLLMEPGIVFGEVQGDEVEAPVARTKAKNATPSKQHKYIDYTRALDATQLYLNEIGFSPLLTPEEEVHFARLAQKGDPAGRKRMIESNLRLVVKIARRYVNRGLSLLDLIEEGNLGLIRAVEKFDPERGFRFSTYATWWIRQTIERAIMNQTRTIRLPIHVVKELNVYLRAARELTQKLDHEPSAEEIANLLEKPVGEVKRMLGLNERVSSVDVSLGPDSDKTLLDTLTDDRPTDPCELLQDDDLSQSIDQWLSDLTDKQREVVVRRFGLRGHESCTLEEVGQEIGLTRERVRQIQVEALKRLREILEKNGLSSDALFQ; encoded by the coding sequence ATGGCTCTCATCAAAAAAGAAGCGCCGGAGTTTGACGTCGACGATGAACTGCTCCTCATGGAGCCAGGCATCGTTTTCGGCGAGGTTCAGGGCGATGAGGTGGAAGCACCGGTCGCACGTACCAAGGCCAAGAACGCCACCCCCTCCAAGCAGCACAAGTACATCGACTACACCCGGGCGCTAGACGCCACTCAGCTTTACCTCAACGAAATCGGTTTCTCTCCCTTGCTCACTCCCGAAGAGGAAGTGCACTTCGCGCGTCTGGCGCAGAAGGGCGATCCTGCCGGGCGCAAACGCATGATCGAGAGCAACCTGCGCCTGGTCGTGAAGATCGCTCGGCGTTACGTCAACCGTGGTCTCTCTCTGCTCGATCTGATCGAGGAGGGCAACCTCGGCTTGATTCGCGCCGTGGAAAAATTCGATCCGGAGCGGGGGTTCCGTTTCTCGACCTATGCAACCTGGTGGATCCGCCAGACCATCGAACGCGCCATCATGAACCAGACGCGAACCATCCGTTTGCCGATTCATGTGGTCAAGGAGCTCAACGTATACCTGCGTGCAGCTCGTGAACTGACCCAGAAGCTCGACCATGAGCCTTCTGCAGAAGAAATTGCCAACCTGCTGGAAAAACCGGTGGGCGAGGTCAAGCGCATGCTCGGCCTCAACGAACGAGTGTCCTCGGTGGACGTCTCGCTTGGTCCGGATTCGGACAAGACGCTGCTCGACACCCTGACCGATGATCGCCCGACCGATCCCTGCGAACTGTTGCAGGACGATGATCTGTCGCAGAGCATCGATCAGTGGCTCTCCGACCTGACCGACAAACAACGGGAAGTCGTTGTGCGCCGCTTCGGTCTGCGCGGCCATGAAAGTTGTACCCTTGAAGAAGTGGGGCAGGAGATCGGCCTGACCCGCGAGCGGGTGCGGCAGATTCAGGTTGAGGCGCTCAAGCGTCTGCGGGAAATCCTGGAGAAGAACGGCTTGTCCAGCGACGCCTTGTTCCAGTGA
- the ispF gene encoding 2-C-methyl-D-erythritol 2,4-cyclodiphosphate synthase: MRIGHGYDVHRFGEGDFITLGGVRIPHKFGLVAHSDGDVLLHALSDALLGAVALGDIGKHFPDTDPTFKGADSRALLRHVMGLVRGKGYAVGNVDATIIAQAPKMAPHIQSMRERIAEDLGIELDQVNVKATTTEKLGFTGREEGIAVHAVALLVKA; encoded by the coding sequence ATGCGTATCGGTCATGGCTATGACGTACACCGCTTCGGCGAAGGCGATTTCATCACCCTCGGCGGCGTACGGATTCCCCATAAATTCGGTCTTGTCGCTCACTCCGACGGTGACGTGCTGCTGCACGCGCTGAGTGATGCGCTGCTTGGCGCCGTGGCGCTTGGCGACATCGGCAAGCACTTCCCCGATACCGATCCGACCTTCAAGGGTGCCGACAGTCGCGCCCTGCTGCGCCATGTGATGGGCCTGGTGCGGGGCAAGGGTTACGCGGTGGGTAACGTCGACGCCACCATCATCGCCCAGGCGCCGAAGATGGCTCCGCACATTCAGAGCATGCGCGAGCGCATTGCCGAGGATCTGGGCATTGAGCTGGATCAGGTCAACGTCAAGGCCACCACCACCGAGAAGCTGGGTTTCACCGGGCGTGAGGAAGGTATCGCGGTGCACGCCGTGGCCCTGCTGGTCAAGGCATGA
- the fdxA gene encoding ferredoxin FdxA encodes MTFVVTDNCIKCKYTDCVEVCPVDCFYEGPNFLVIHPDECIDCALCEPECPAQAIFSEDEVPEDQQEFIELNADLAEVWPNITEKKDALPDAEEWDGVKDKLQHLER; translated from the coding sequence ATGACCTTCGTCGTCACCGACAACTGCATCAAGTGCAAATACACCGACTGTGTGGAAGTCTGCCCGGTCGACTGCTTTTACGAAGGCCCGAACTTCCTGGTCATTCACCCGGATGAGTGCATTGATTGCGCCCTGTGCGAGCCGGAGTGCCCTGCGCAAGCGATCTTCTCGGAAGACGAGGTACCAGAGGATCAGCAGGAGTTCATCGAGCTGAACGCCGATCTGGCCGAAGTATGGCCGAACATCACCGAGAAGAAAGATGCACTGCCGGACGCCGAAGAGTGGGATGGCGTGAAGGACAAGCTGCAACATCTGGAGCGCTGA